A region from the Peptococcus niger genome encodes:
- the cas1e gene encoding type I-E CRISPR-associated endonuclease Cas1e codes for MAKSDQSFGAKKTDLTELPRIGDRVSFIYLEHAKIHRQDSAITVSDSRGTVRIPVAMIGVLLLGPGTDISHRAVELIGDTGTGMIWVGERGVRYYAHGRALAHSTRFLEKQAALVSNTRSRLTVARKMYQMRFPDEDVSKLTMQQLRGREGARVRNVYRRQAKAKNIPWDGRVYDPDNYDNATPVNQALSAANVALYGVAHSIIVALGCSPGLGFIHTGHDKAFVYDVADLYKAELTIPIAFDVAATCGPDDDIGRVTRLRIRDAVADGKLMSRMVQDLQILLDIPLDESCQADTIHLWDDRESLVKYGVNYSERGG; via the coding sequence ATGGCGAAATCTGACCAATCTTTTGGCGCAAAAAAGACCGATTTGACCGAGTTGCCGCGCATCGGGGACCGGGTCAGCTTTATCTACCTTGAGCACGCCAAGATTCACCGGCAGGACAGCGCCATCACCGTATCGGATAGCCGGGGAACGGTGCGCATACCTGTTGCGATGATTGGTGTCCTGCTGTTGGGACCGGGGACAGATATTAGCCACCGGGCGGTTGAGCTCATCGGCGATACGGGTACCGGGATGATTTGGGTCGGGGAACGGGGGGTGCGTTATTACGCCCATGGCCGGGCCTTGGCCCACTCGACCCGGTTTTTGGAAAAACAAGCGGCCTTGGTTTCCAATACCCGTTCCCGGCTGACGGTGGCGCGAAAAATGTACCAAATGCGCTTTCCCGATGAAGACGTCAGCAAACTGACCATGCAGCAGTTGCGTGGTCGGGAAGGGGCCCGGGTGCGCAACGTTTATCGCCGGCAGGCCAAAGCTAAAAATATCCCTTGGGACGGTCGTGTTTACGACCCGGATAACTATGATAATGCCACGCCGGTTAATCAAGCCTTGTCCGCTGCGAATGTTGCCCTCTACGGTGTTGCGCACAGCATTATCGTCGCCTTGGGCTGTTCACCGGGCTTGGGCTTTATTCACACCGGTCATGATAAAGCCTTTGTTTACGATGTTGCCGACCTGTATAAGGCGGAGCTCACCATTCCGATAGCCTTTGACGTTGCCGCCACCTGTGGCCCAGATGATGACATCGGCCGGGTCACGCGCTTGCGCATAAGAGATGCCGTTGCCGATGGAAAATTGATGAGCCGAATGGTGCAGGACTTGCAGATCTTGCTCGATATTCCCCTGGATGAAAGCTGTCAGGCAGATACCATCCATTTGTGGGATGATCGTGAAAGCTTGGTTAAATACGGCGTCAATTACAGCGAAAGGGGTGGTTGA
- a CDS encoding type I-E CRISPR-associated protein Cse1/CasA yields MSRFNLLDEPWIPVVVDEKGKTRDVSLQELFAEAHGYLDLAGDMKAQDFAVLRLLLAVLHTVFSRVDARGEPYPELPLDDRFLPRADVADSDAYLDEVMVTWFDLWEAGQFPAVIGDYLAAWHDRFYLFDEVYPFYQVPQAVVAADKLNKSEPTAIAGKNINRLISESGNKISLFSPKYEAGDNKNRLTPQEVIRWLLTFQGYCGLSDKVIFGKEKYKASKGWIFDLGGVILNGKNLFETLMLNLVLVHPEQEAYSLSRQTPCWEFSGAEIVRRSFEGSPVDNLAALYTNWGRAIYMDPETDLSQPFSFQIVKLPEIDHQNAFIEPMTLWRYNQTGPNKDQFTPRKHRYHQSLWRSFGLLTLTGDAKNEAQHHKPAVISWYKAVKKNIHKPTLALEAISMEDNGGATSWVPINMIYDRLIVGDFLLTDLVDQGWVSRINDEVDLVKLVVDGLYRGFMKTIAEIRNVPDKEKTGYCNRKSEALYAAIDGPFRQWLASLQANDDKEQQVTCWRQTLKDLSLQAAEDVWHEAGTRDFKGIVTGDEQTENIATAYNRFSGSLHKRLS; encoded by the coding sequence TTGAGTCGTTTTAATTTATTAGATGAACCGTGGATTCCGGTGGTGGTTGATGAAAAAGGCAAGACCCGGGATGTTTCCTTGCAGGAACTGTTTGCGGAGGCCCATGGCTACCTTGACCTGGCAGGAGATATGAAGGCCCAGGATTTTGCTGTTTTGCGCCTGCTTTTAGCGGTGTTGCACACGGTCTTTTCCCGGGTAGATGCAAGGGGCGAGCCGTATCCGGAGCTCCCCTTGGACGACCGTTTTTTGCCAAGGGCGGATGTGGCCGATTCGGATGCTTATCTTGATGAGGTGATGGTTACCTGGTTTGACCTATGGGAGGCCGGGCAGTTTCCGGCGGTCATTGGCGATTATTTAGCGGCTTGGCACGATCGCTTTTACTTATTTGATGAGGTTTATCCCTTTTATCAGGTGCCGCAAGCTGTGGTGGCGGCGGATAAGTTGAACAAGAGTGAGCCGACCGCGATCGCCGGTAAAAATATTAACCGGTTGATTTCAGAAAGCGGTAATAAAATTTCGCTCTTTTCACCAAAGTATGAAGCCGGAGACAATAAAAATCGCCTGACGCCGCAAGAGGTCATTCGCTGGCTCTTGACCTTTCAAGGTTATTGCGGTTTGTCGGACAAGGTCATCTTTGGCAAAGAAAAATACAAGGCCTCCAAAGGGTGGATCTTTGACCTTGGTGGCGTGATTTTAAACGGGAAAAATTTATTTGAAACATTGATGCTCAATTTGGTATTGGTTCATCCGGAGCAGGAGGCCTATTCCCTGTCCCGGCAGACCCCCTGTTGGGAGTTTAGCGGTGCAGAAATCGTGAGACGGTCTTTTGAGGGTTCGCCGGTGGATAACTTGGCCGCCCTGTATACCAATTGGGGCCGGGCCATTTATATGGATCCGGAAACGGACCTATCCCAACCATTTAGCTTTCAAATTGTTAAACTGCCGGAAATTGACCATCAAAATGCTTTTATTGAGCCAATGACCCTATGGCGGTACAACCAAACCGGGCCCAATAAAGACCAGTTTACCCCGCGCAAGCATCGCTATCACCAGTCCCTTTGGCGGTCGTTCGGACTCTTGACCCTAACAGGTGACGCAAAGAATGAGGCGCAGCATCACAAGCCGGCTGTCATCAGCTGGTACAAGGCCGTTAAAAAGAATATTCATAAGCCGACCCTTGCCCTGGAGGCCATCAGTATGGAGGATAACGGCGGGGCGACGTCATGGGTACCAATCAATATGATTTACGACCGGCTTATCGTAGGGGACTTTTTGTTGACAGACTTGGTGGACCAGGGCTGGGTTTCCCGCATCAATGACGAGGTTGACTTGGTTAAATTGGTGGTTGACGGCCTTTACCGCGGGTTTATGAAGACAATCGCCGAAATTCGCAATGTTCCGGATAAAGAAAAGACCGGCTACTGTAATCGCAAAAGTGAAGCGCTTTATGCGGCCATCGATGGGCCCTTTAGACAGTGGTTGGCGTCATTACAAGCAAATGACGATAAGGAGCAGCAAGTGACCTGCTGGCGTCAGACTTTGAAAGACTTGTCGCTGCAGGCAGCGGAAGACGTTTGGCATGAAGCGGGGACGCGTGATTTTAAAGGAATTGTGACGGGTGACGAGCAAACGGAAAATATTGCGACAGCATACAACCGTTTCAGCGGATCGTTGCACAAACGGTTATCGTAA
- the cas2e gene encoding type I-E CRISPR-associated endoribonuclease Cas2e, with the protein MKAWLNTASITAKGVVDLPLTVITLKKTPASLRGDLTKWMQEIATGVYVGNFNTRVRAHLWQRVTENVGVGEATMSYSYRNEIGYRFETWQTDRHVIDYEGIPLVLIPSAEDERPALKKGFSRAAHHHQAKKHQTSRSNAPIEPTYVVIDLETDGLDAAQNAIIEIGAVKVGPEGTQTFSALLAHDGQLPKQIEQLTGIDQTLLDTQGQPLGQVLAAFKAFIGEHLLVGYNINFDLRFLQQAFIKCQLTPIANKSIDLKALVKKEKPLLENYQLQTALQAYGVSEQVQHRALSDAQQTHQLASKVNKFRDQLK; encoded by the coding sequence GTGAAAGCTTGGTTAAATACGGCGTCAATTACAGCGAAAGGGGTGGTTGACTTGCCCTTAACCGTCATCACCTTGAAAAAGACGCCGGCTTCCTTGCGTGGCGACCTGACCAAATGGATGCAGGAAATTGCCACCGGCGTCTACGTCGGTAACTTCAATACGCGCGTTCGGGCACATTTATGGCAGCGCGTTACAGAAAACGTCGGCGTTGGTGAAGCCACCATGAGTTACAGTTACCGCAATGAAATCGGTTATCGTTTTGAAACCTGGCAGACCGACCGACATGTTATCGATTATGAAGGCATCCCCTTGGTCTTAATTCCGTCAGCAGAAGATGAGCGCCCCGCCTTGAAAAAGGGCTTTAGCCGTGCAGCCCACCATCATCAGGCCAAGAAACATCAGACATCCCGGTCAAACGCCCCAATTGAACCGACTTATGTTGTGATTGACCTTGAAACAGATGGATTAGATGCGGCACAGAATGCTATTATAGAAATAGGGGCCGTTAAAGTTGGCCCGGAGGGCACGCAAACATTTTCCGCCTTGCTTGCTCATGATGGACAATTGCCAAAACAAATTGAGCAACTCACCGGCATTGATCAAACCCTGCTGGACACGCAAGGCCAGCCCTTGGGACAGGTTCTGGCAGCATTTAAAGCCTTCATCGGCGAGCACCTTTTGGTGGGATATAACATTAACTTTGATTTGCGATTCCTGCAGCAGGCCTTTATCAAATGTCAACTGACGCCTATTGCGAATAAAAGCATTGACCTTAAAGCCCTCGTCAAAAAAGAAAAACCACTCTTGGAAAACTATCAATTGCAAACCGCATTGCAAGCCTACGGCGTATCCGAGCAAGTCCAGCATCGCGCCCTATCAGACGCTCAACAAACCCATCAATTGGCAAGCAAAGTGAATAAATTCAGGGATCAATTAAAATGA
- the cas5e gene encoding type I-E CRISPR-associated protein Cas5/CasD has translation MKTILLKCAGPLQAWGTDSYFETRMTDLYPSKSGIIGLLAACCGYRRKEDEPLARLNELDFAVRVDRSGSLLRDYHIAQKYTKKGTLDRNYVTNRYYLQDAVFIVALGHRDEAFIDDLAAAIRAPYFQPFMGRRSLPVPVDFLLAVCPGGVIENLTKLPKQTRDKPSDRLSEQLTLYADADLLGTDQWHWRKDRPISFSQKNRRFANRAEAVAVLEVPLPAPATDHDAFKAIGG, from the coding sequence GTGAAAACCATTTTATTAAAGTGCGCCGGGCCCTTGCAGGCCTGGGGGACCGATTCTTACTTTGAAACGCGGATGACAGACCTTTATCCGTCCAAAAGCGGCATCATCGGTCTTTTGGCTGCCTGCTGCGGCTACCGGCGAAAAGAGGACGAGCCCTTGGCCCGGCTCAATGAATTGGATTTTGCGGTACGCGTGGACCGCAGCGGCAGTTTGCTGCGCGATTATCACATTGCACAGAAATATACGAAAAAAGGGACCTTGGACCGCAACTACGTCACCAACCGGTACTACTTGCAGGATGCTGTGTTTATTGTAGCCCTTGGTCACCGGGATGAGGCCTTTATAGACGACCTGGCAGCGGCCATTCGTGCGCCATATTTTCAACCTTTTATGGGACGCCGCTCTTTGCCTGTACCGGTGGATTTTTTGCTGGCGGTTTGCCCCGGCGGTGTCATTGAAAATCTGACCAAGTTGCCGAAACAGACCCGGGATAAACCGTCTGACCGGCTTTCTGAACAGCTGACCCTTTATGCCGATGCGGACCTCCTTGGTACAGACCAATGGCATTGGCGGAAGGACCGGCCAATATCCTTTTCTCAGAAAAATCGTCGCTTTGCCAATAGGGCAGAGGCCGTGGCGGTGTTAGAGGTGCCGCTTCCGGCGCCGGCAACGGACCACGATGCATTTAAGGCGATAGGGGGTTAA
- the cas7e gene encoding type I-E CRISPR-associated protein Cas7/Cse4/CasC gives MPNQNRLFLDVHAVQTLPPSNINRDDTGSPKTAMYGGARRSRVSSQSWKRAIRLYFEDHGGEAKVGVRTLEIVRYLADKIQAIDPAKSDQEAMLLAESTINAAGVKTDKQRAKALFFIGHRQAEELAAAALAGMDDKKSLQAILKDNPSIDLALFGRMVADDPSLNEDASAQVAHAISTHAVQSEFDFYTAVDDEGPEDNAGAGMLGTIEFNSSTLYRYANVAVHELLHQLGDQEVTVNALRLFVEAFANSMPTGKATSFAQQTLPQAVIVSLRSDRPVNLVSAFERPVRSRDGYVFESLQRLHDEYGKVEGFVKAPLLTLYLAPSAEDSLAGIGDAKESLFALLDDLSDALLQMDLA, from the coding sequence ATGCCTAATCAAAATCGTTTATTTTTAGATGTTCACGCTGTTCAAACCTTGCCGCCGTCCAATATTAACCGGGATGATACCGGAAGCCCGAAAACGGCCATGTACGGCGGTGCCAGGCGGTCACGGGTCAGCTCTCAAAGCTGGAAAAGAGCCATCCGGCTTTATTTCGAAGACCATGGCGGCGAGGCAAAAGTAGGCGTGCGTACGCTTGAAATTGTCCGCTATTTGGCCGATAAGATCCAGGCAATTGATCCGGCAAAATCCGACCAAGAGGCCATGCTTTTGGCGGAATCGACCATCAATGCCGCCGGGGTAAAAACGGATAAGCAACGGGCAAAGGCGCTTTTCTTTATCGGTCATCGCCAAGCAGAAGAATTGGCTGCCGCAGCCCTGGCCGGCATGGACGATAAAAAGTCCCTCCAGGCCATTTTAAAAGATAACCCGTCTATTGACCTGGCTCTATTTGGGCGCATGGTCGCAGATGATCCGTCCTTAAATGAAGATGCCTCTGCCCAGGTGGCCCATGCCATTTCCACCCATGCCGTTCAAAGCGAGTTTGACTTTTATACCGCTGTAGACGATGAGGGACCGGAAGATAATGCCGGTGCAGGTATGTTGGGCACCATTGAATTTAACTCATCGACCTTATACCGCTATGCGAATGTGGCCGTTCATGAGCTGCTGCATCAATTGGGAGACCAGGAGGTAACGGTTAATGCTTTACGCTTATTCGTTGAGGCCTTTGCCAACAGCATGCCCACCGGGAAGGCAACGAGCTTTGCCCAGCAAACGCTGCCGCAGGCGGTTATCGTCAGCCTGCGATCAGATCGCCCGGTCAATTTGGTCAGCGCTTTTGAAAGACCGGTGCGGTCTCGCGATGGCTATGTTTTCGAATCCTTACAGCGTTTACATGATGAATACGGTAAGGTGGAAGGCTTTGTTAAAGCGCCGCTTTTGACGCTTTACCTGGCGCCTTCTGCTGAAGATTCACTGGCCGGCATCGGTGATGCCAAGGAGAGCCTGTTCGCTTTATTGGACGATTTGAGTGATGCCTTATTGCAGATGGATTTGGCCTAA
- the casB gene encoding type I-E CRISPR-associated protein Cse2/CasB encodes MSEDKKDRPTVSAVTAAVLHQLVPLLKIPAGRAALASLRQSVGSSASAAVGILPFVYAQMPEDFIGSGADLSHEEKAIIHTLQLFALHQQGSSTCVWSGADEETSDVRPASNMGDALKALRQGNNKLAVDRRFNALITATTYDELLHHLRQMIRLLRAKTNVTVDYPQLAKDLYWFSRGYEESLRLNWARHYYRFDKKGQDQDA; translated from the coding sequence ATGAGCGAAGACAAGAAAGATAGGCCCACTGTTTCAGCCGTGACGGCAGCTGTCTTGCATCAGCTTGTGCCGCTTTTAAAAATACCGGCGGGGCGCGCTGCCTTGGCCAGTTTGAGGCAGTCGGTTGGCAGTTCGGCAAGTGCTGCTGTTGGCATTTTGCCCTTTGTTTACGCGCAAATGCCGGAGGACTTTATCGGCAGCGGGGCTGACCTGAGCCATGAAGAAAAGGCCATTATTCATACCCTGCAGTTGTTTGCTCTGCATCAGCAAGGGTCAAGCACTTGCGTTTGGTCCGGGGCCGATGAGGAGACGTCTGACGTAAGGCCGGCTAGCAATATGGGGGACGCCTTAAAAGCCCTGCGACAAGGGAACAATAAGCTGGCAGTCGACCGACGCTTTAATGCGCTGATTACGGCCACCACTTATGATGAATTGCTCCATCATTTGCGTCAGATGATTCGGCTGCTGCGGGCGAAGACCAATGTAACCGTGGATTATCCGCAATTGGCCAAGGACTTGTATTGGTTCAGCAGGGGCTATGAAGAATCTCTTAGACTCAACTGGGCACGGCACTACTATCGCTTTGACAAGAAAGGACAAGACCAAGATGCCTAA
- the cas6e gene encoding type I-E CRISPR-associated protein Cas6/Cse3/CasE: MYLSRVEIDLNNRRQLRDLSHLGAYHHWVESGFPQEQAKGIRTRKLWRLDNLNGHRYLLIVSETAPDVGALERYGVPGSVQTKSYDAFLERLEAGMPARFRVTLNPVEALANRAEGRGRIVPLLAIEKQEAFLLKRAQSNGFILEPGEFTIVERGSLLLRKQNQPRIRLNKAVYEGVLTIGDADLFRQALTQGIGKKKAYGFGMMTVIPQG; encoded by the coding sequence ATGTATCTGTCACGTGTAGAAATAGACCTGAACAATCGCCGTCAATTACGAGATCTCTCACACTTGGGCGCCTACCATCATTGGGTGGAGTCCGGCTTCCCGCAAGAACAGGCCAAGGGCATTCGCACCCGTAAATTGTGGCGTCTGGACAATTTAAACGGACACCGCTATCTCCTTATTGTGAGTGAAACAGCTCCGGATGTCGGGGCTTTAGAGCGTTATGGCGTGCCCGGTTCGGTGCAAACCAAATCCTACGATGCTTTTTTAGAAAGGCTTGAAGCGGGCATGCCGGCACGTTTTCGCGTGACGCTGAACCCGGTTGAAGCGCTGGCCAATCGTGCGGAAGGCCGGGGGCGTATCGTTCCCCTTTTGGCGATTGAGAAGCAAGAAGCTTTTTTGCTTAAACGGGCGCAAAGCAATGGATTTATTTTGGAGCCTGGTGAGTTTACCATTGTTGAGCGCGGATCTTTATTGCTGCGTAAGCAAAATCAGCCTAGAATTCGGCTGAATAAAGCGGTTTATGAAGGCGTGTTAACCATTGGCGATGCCGACCTGTTTCGCCAGGCCCTTACCCAAGGGATTGGCAAGAAAAAGGCTTACGGCTTCGGTATGATGACCGTTATTCCGCAAGGTTGA
- the cas3 gene encoding CRISPR-associated helicase Cas3', with product MTTDALWAKKQEKGGSLRWLSLRQHAMDTRGMAGLLWAHWLSEGQRLWLASSLTSGSAELAGRLVRFLGQVHDIGKATPAFQILRSFGGSADLDEELLEKLEFAGFAGISRLQLTNRGATPHALAGQVILSGFGVEEDLACLIGAHHGQPLNDPVDESHRLSYTHNYYQVADLADPVAQKWQAVQEYFFQQALADNGFATVSDLPQVGQPGQVILSGLMIMADWIASNEDFFPLLPLDCAGVDDQNKRLERAWAQWKLTDTWTAANPGQVTAVYDKRFAFAPRDIQRLVNETIAATSEPGLFILEAPMGSGKTEAALVGAEQLAFQTGRSGIFFGLPTQATSNGIFPRIKSWLDRLAEDGDDRLSIRLLHGKAALNPQFAGLARQVNLDDLDDPEAHLLVNEWFSGRKTAALDDFVVGTVDQMLMVALKQKHLALRHLGFSKKVVIIDEVHAYDAYMSHYLYEALTWLSAYGVPVILLSATLPAAQRFKLVDAYLRGKQGYRAGQAPALPAPIDAYPLLTYTDGNAICQKSNFPQERDTAVEIKRLAEDDFYPLLDKLFARGGNIGIVVNTVRRAQDLARACIDRYGASAVSLLHSGFIATDRVKKEEQLLAMIGKDQVRPDRHIIIGTQVIEQSLDIDFDVLISDLAPMDLLIQRIGRLHRHRQNRGQPLARPAGCERPVLYVLGTDEGLDFDSGSRAVYAAALLARTQYFLPEILHLPADISPLVQKVYGDEEINIDNGIKEEYDTYIKNMEASLKTQDLKAGTYCLKKPILRQSRRRRASLIGWTNQSLPNDNEVRAQAQVRDTTESIEIIAVVQRGTGYGLFSEREDISQQIGDRAVAKKMAQNTLRLPQVVCRPHLIQATIDELEAYNRKHLAAWQEAHWLKGELGLVFDEKGQAVLNGYRLTYDADLGLLYERM from the coding sequence TTGACGACAGATGCTCTGTGGGCAAAAAAACAAGAAAAAGGCGGCAGTCTGCGTTGGCTTTCTCTGCGGCAGCACGCGATGGATACTCGTGGCATGGCAGGCCTCTTGTGGGCCCATTGGTTGAGCGAGGGCCAGCGCCTCTGGCTGGCGTCTTCTTTAACGTCCGGTTCAGCGGAGCTGGCAGGGCGGCTGGTGCGTTTTTTGGGCCAAGTTCACGACATAGGCAAGGCTACCCCGGCTTTTCAGATATTGAGGAGCTTTGGCGGGTCTGCTGATTTAGATGAAGAATTATTGGAAAAGTTAGAATTTGCCGGCTTTGCAGGCATCAGCCGGTTGCAATTAACCAACCGGGGGGCCACGCCTCACGCTTTAGCGGGGCAAGTCATTTTAAGCGGCTTCGGTGTGGAGGAAGATCTGGCCTGCCTCATCGGCGCCCATCACGGCCAGCCCTTAAATGATCCGGTGGATGAAAGCCACCGTTTAAGTTATACGCATAATTATTACCAAGTGGCCGATTTGGCCGATCCGGTGGCGCAGAAATGGCAGGCGGTTCAAGAATATTTTTTTCAGCAGGCCTTGGCGGATAACGGCTTTGCCACCGTCAGTGACCTGCCGCAAGTGGGACAGCCCGGCCAGGTGATTTTATCCGGTCTGATGATCATGGCCGACTGGATTGCCAGCAATGAAGACTTTTTCCCGCTCTTGCCCTTGGATTGTGCCGGCGTTGACGACCAAAATAAACGGTTGGAAAGGGCCTGGGCGCAGTGGAAGTTGACAGATACCTGGACGGCGGCGAATCCGGGCCAGGTCACAGCGGTGTATGACAAGCGGTTTGCCTTTGCTCCGCGGGACATTCAGCGGCTGGTAAATGAAACCATAGCGGCGACAAGTGAGCCGGGGCTCTTTATCCTGGAAGCGCCGATGGGCAGCGGTAAAACAGAGGCCGCCTTGGTTGGGGCTGAACAATTGGCCTTTCAAACCGGCCGCAGTGGTATTTTCTTCGGCTTGCCCACCCAAGCCACCTCAAATGGCATTTTTCCACGGATTAAAAGTTGGCTGGATCGCTTGGCGGAAGACGGGGATGACCGGCTGTCCATTCGCCTGTTGCACGGAAAAGCTGCGCTGAACCCCCAGTTCGCCGGCTTGGCCCGGCAGGTTAATCTAGACGATTTAGACGATCCGGAAGCCCACCTCTTGGTGAATGAATGGTTTTCCGGCCGGAAAACGGCCGCTTTAGATGATTTTGTCGTCGGCACAGTCGATCAAATGCTCATGGTCGCCTTGAAGCAGAAACACCTGGCCTTGCGCCATTTGGGGTTCAGCAAAAAAGTGGTGATCATTGATGAAGTGCATGCCTATGATGCCTATATGAGCCACTATTTATATGAAGCACTTACCTGGCTGAGCGCTTATGGGGTGCCGGTGATCCTCTTGTCAGCCACCCTGCCGGCTGCCCAGCGCTTCAAGCTGGTCGATGCTTACTTGCGGGGGAAACAAGGCTACCGGGCAGGGCAGGCGCCTGCTTTGCCAGCGCCGATTGACGCTTATCCGCTCTTAACCTATACGGATGGCAATGCCATCTGCCAAAAGTCTAATTTCCCGCAGGAGAGGGATACGGCCGTAGAAATTAAGCGGTTGGCTGAGGATGATTTTTACCCCCTGCTGGATAAGCTCTTTGCGCGTGGCGGGAACATCGGCATTGTGGTGAATACGGTCAGACGGGCGCAAGACCTAGCCCGCGCTTGCATAGACCGTTACGGTGCTTCGGCGGTGAGCCTGTTACACTCCGGCTTTATCGCTACCGATCGGGTGAAAAAAGAAGAGCAGCTGCTGGCGATGATTGGCAAAGACCAGGTGCGCCCCGACCGGCATATCATCATTGGGACCCAAGTGATTGAGCAATCCTTGGACATTGACTTTGATGTGCTAATCAGCGATTTGGCGCCGATGGATTTGTTAATCCAGCGTATCGGCCGTTTGCACCGCCATCGTCAAAACCGGGGGCAGCCCCTTGCCCGGCCGGCCGGCTGCGAAAGGCCTGTTTTATATGTGCTTGGGACCGATGAGGGCCTCGACTTTGACAGTGGTTCAAGGGCTGTCTATGCAGCGGCGCTGTTGGCAAGAACGCAGTATTTTTTGCCTGAAATCCTGCATTTGCCGGCAGACATTTCCCCCTTAGTACAAAAAGTATATGGAGATGAAGAAATAAATATTGACAACGGGATAAAAGAAGAATATGATACTTATATAAAAAATATGGAGGCGTCGCTCAAGACCCAGGACTTAAAGGCCGGGACCTATTGCCTCAAGAAACCCATCTTGCGTCAAAGTCGGCGTCGCCGCGCCAGTTTAATCGGATGGACAAACCAGTCGCTGCCCAATGACAATGAGGTCAGGGCCCAGGCGCAAGTCCGCGATACCACGGAATCAATTGAGATTATTGCGGTGGTTCAGCGAGGGACCGGGTATGGGCTCTTCTCCGAGCGGGAGGATATCTCCCAGCAAATCGGTGACCGGGCAGTGGCCAAGAAAATGGCACAAAACACCCTGCGCTTGCCGCAGGTGGTCTGCCGTCCCCATCTGATTCAAGCGACGATTGATGAATTGGAGGCGTATAACCGAAAACACTTGGCAGCATGGCAGGAGGCGCATTGGCTCAAGGGTGAGCTGGGGTTGGTCTTTGATGAAAAGGGGCAGGCGGTGCTCAATGGGTATCGGCTGACCTATGACGCCGATTTGGGCTTGTTGTACGAAAGGATGTGA